The genomic window CCTGGTTCCTCCACAGCTCTCTCTATATAAGAAGAAACAGGTAAGAGACTGCTTATTCATAGTTTTGACGCACAGCTGCTCTACTGTAGACTTCTATTTGTTAGGGAGGTGTTGAGAATGATGTGATGTTGTAATTTCTACTGATTGACATTTACTGGAGTTTGTACACCCACTGAACAAACAAGGAAGACATTGTGAAAGGCTGGACatcctgggtgtgtgtgtgtgtgtgtgtgtgtgtgtgtgtgtgtgtgtgtgtgtgtgtgtgtgtgtgtgtgtgaggcgtgtgcatgcgtgcgtgcgtgtgtgtgggtgtggtgatGGTCGGGGGTACACatggttttgtatttctctttctaGACAGGGTGGTGTTGTGATTGGGAATGGGGTGTGAGTCTTTTTGTACACAGGGGTAATTAGTCATTGTAATGACTGGTGATGGAAAgctaaatgagagagagagacagagagagagagagagggggaaagatgGGGGAAGCAGCAACAAAAGCCCCTCTGAGGGCTGTTGCTGCTGGCAACTGGTGGAgacggtacacacacacatggatgcatgcacacacagacacacacacactcacagagagagagagggagggggggggcagagggagagagagaaatattacgTGTGCTTTTAATAGTTGCTCTGTCTTTTCCACAGTGGAATTCTGGAATAGGGCATTAATCCCAGTATCCTTTATGTGACATTTATGCCTTGCAGAGCTCTGATCAATAAGATACCCCGTGAACCTCTATTTGACTGTGTCAGACTCTGGTGAAGCAACAGCCAAGCAGGGcttctttgtgtctttcttcaaagtccatacatacacataggGTGGTCTGTGGTGTCATAGCCGATTCAAGCAGTGATGCCAAAGTGCTGAGATGAGAATCTTTCTGCCTCACTCGTTGTAATTGATCTTCATTCATAGGTGTGAGTATCTGGCGCCCTTTGTCGTCAGAGCTTGGTCATTGGTATTTGGCTGAGTAATCaatctatgttttgttttgttttttttttcactctgctatttcattttcacagttagTGGTGCCTATAGGTCAGACATTGAACGGGGCTTTGTGGTCTTTCCTTATTATTCAGTGATGAAgcaaaggctgtgtgtgtatgagtgaaggATTGCTGCATATAGATTGTGTCATTTTGATTGTGTGCAGTTAAAGCCTGTTGAGGTTTTAACTGTTTGCTCAATGCTCTCATTATATTGCTAAATGGCAACTTAAAATTTATACCATATATCTTCTGACTGGCATCCCCTCTGTTTGAATGAGCCTCTAATGGCTTTACCAGGTTTACACAGTATGGAGCATACAGCagcaatgtcacacacactgtctaagTGGCTCCCAGGGGAATTTCATAACAAGGGTAAAATCTGTCAGTTTTATGTGAGCCGAGCTGTTTGAACTGTGGaatctttttctgtttattgttgtCAGTGATGACAGTAATAATTGCTCTGTTCATTTGGCAGGACTGAGTGCTGCAAGAATGCCTGGACTTTAAACAGCTCAACATGGCTCATAGGAAGAGGCCTGGGGCCAGCGCTGCCATGGTGGAGCCCCACGTTCGGCCCTGCCCGGCTTCCCACCCTTCCGAATCCACAGACCAGGAGCGTGAGGAGGCCCAGCTGGAAACAGAAGCACCACAGCACCAATACTGTGACCCTCCCGAACCCGACCTGCCCGACAGCCGACCTGCCACGCCCAACACCCCCGAACACGCCCACACGGACTACCACAGCCGCCCCGACAGCTTAGATGGGGATTCAAGCTCTGACTACGTCAACAACACATCGGACGACGAGGAAGACTATGACGAAGGCCTTCCGGAGGAGGACGAAGGGGTCACGTACTATATCCGTTACTGCCCTGAGGACGACAGTTACCTGGAGGGCATGGACTGCCATGAGCAAGACTATAACAGGGCACATGGGGAGCCACCAGCAGACACAGATGAGTGCCAGGAGGCCGTGGAGGAGTGGGTGGAGggagatggagaaggagaggtgCGCTGTGAGGTATTGGAGCAGGACACAGATCAGCAGCTATATGATGGCAGACCAGAACCTGTCCTAGACCACCACCCTCCACCCAAACAGCACAAACCTCCACccagaggagtggaggaggaggaggaggaggaagaggaagaagaagaagaggaagagggagaagagagtgaggaatACTGTCCcaatgaagaggaagagcaagaagaagagggaaatgCAGATGGCTATAGGGAGGACTACTACACCTCAGAGGACAATGGGAACTCTGTCCACGTGTCCTCGTATGGAGGTCAAAAAGTGGGAGGGGttgagggggaggggtgtgagGAAGCAGAGGAGGATATTGATCAGATTGTAGCGGAGATTAAGATGAGTATGAGCATAGGTAGTCTTAGTAGTGGAACTGACCAGAGCCCAGAGGAATTGGTCCCTGACCCAGCACCCAGTGCATACCCACCTGAGACCCACACCAAACCCGAGCCCACGCAATACCCACCTCCTCACAGGCACGACAGCAGACCCAAATCCCTCAACATCCCCCCCGCGGGACACAACCCAGAGCTACAGCGAGGCTTTAAGGCGCGAGCTCGAACcccagaggagagacagagatggactCAAGAGCAGGtaggacaacagagagagagagagaaagaaagtcacAAAACACAATTCACAAGTGTAAACTATGTTCACAAATGCAACTTGTCATGTCTCAAAGGGAGAAAATGTGGCTTGTGAGTATTGAATCTACGTCTGTCAACCTCAAACTGTCCACAAATCTCATATTTGTGACTTATGCATCAATAATAGTGGAATTGAATTTGCCGTAACAATGATATGTTCACGCTGAAACTTAggcagcttttttcttttcttcttctttttatttacatcCCTCAAGCATCATTTTTCCTACTAATGCTGACCTACATTGTTAGGGATGTCAAAATTTGGTCTTAAAGACTGGATTCCCCAGTAAAGGATATTAAAATTATGGCATCATGTGGTACAGAACCATTTCAAAAAGATAACCATGTAAATTGAAATAATGAAACAGTAAAATATGTAGACTTTTAAAAGCACTGGAGGAGAGTGTGTTAAGCTTGAACTAAGCTTTGTATTAAGTGTCCAATTTGGGGCAAATTCATGCCAAGTAATGACCATCACAAATCAGATGGCAAAATTTCAGATGGCTCATTTCCTTCTAAAACACCCTACAGAAAATTATATGTGAAACTTAATGTGAGAGAATTGAGTCTTAATAGTATCTATTTTATGAGATATGGGTGTCATGCTTTGGCATTGGATTCTGGCTTTATTCTGGAAGACTTCACAGTAGATTTGCAGCAAATCCTTTTGAAGATTTAGATTGACAGTTCCATTAAATTTGTTCCCTCATTTCAAAAGGAGTTTTTGGCTTCACAACATATTTAAGAGATTAGGATGAAAGGATCACAACATGTCAACATTTATCCTTTGGAATAAGATAAAGTTTGATTTATTTGGGCTTTGTAAGCTGTGCTTTTCTAAGGCTCGCAGTAATACTAACCAACAAACGTATTCTCACTCTTGAATCAGGTGACTAAATAAGTATTTTCGAATACACCTGCTTATTTTTACAAATGTCCCAAATCAGTCTAAACTGATTTCATTTGGTGGAGCCCATAATTCCTAATTCTAATTCCTTAGAAGATGTATGTTAGTGGCATTCCTCATCAGATTTAGGTTAATAAAGTGTTAAATAGTGCAAAGTACTAAAGCTCTTTCTGAACATCAGCGTTACATTGTGATTTAAGACATTTTGAGTCACATCACACAGGAAGCTTTGGAATATCACATTATGAccacaagtttatttttattttcttatttctaaagacttatctattttctcgaacttatgcataatataattttgattcgactttgttatagacatgtaaagccctttaaggctataaatagtgatattgggctctagataaaataaatattattaatattattgttattattattattattattattattattatttaatataatgGTGTATTATGATGTGCATCATattatgacagttttttttttccttttttgactGAACAAACTTTAGAGACTTACACGCTATTGTAAGAATGTGTTAGAGCACCATATTTTGGGGTAAATTTAGCATATCATGCTGTGACATGCTAGAATTTTAAGAACATCACATTGTGACAGGAAGTTTTAGAACATTGAGTGCAGTGCGACGGGAGAAGTTCTGGAACATCACGTTGTGATGTAAGAGGCTCAGATCACAACGTGACATCATAAATTATCTCTGGCAAGTGATTCTTCTGTGGCCTCTGGGTCTAGATTAAAAATTTGTGAAGTAGGAGAAATATTTATGTACTAGaggtatttttatgttttgtttttttttcaggaacttTCCTTCCTTCATAGTGATTCCCCTGATCTTTACTGCTTAGTTTCTGCACCACTCAAACAACAACATAGTCTAATATCCCTTACACCACACCTCTTGGGAGTAGATAGCAGGGAGAAGGTAACAGATGGGGAGGTAAGGGGACAAGCTGTTGCTTTCATGGAGGAGAGGACAGGCCAGTCAACCTCAcctcctctgctctgttccaGTGGGTGGAGGATGGGGGGAGTTGGGTCAGAAGATGAGCTAAATGTAACTTGatctgtcagtcacagcagtgcCATTGCTGATGCCATTTATTGCTTATGAAATTCAAAATCAATGTTCCTTTGTCCTCAGGAATGTAGTGAAgctcactaaaaaaaaagtttactgtatTGTTGTTGCAGTAAACCAGTATGACACTGCAGCTGTTTTAGATGATTAAACATGCACTccaaagtgataaaaaaaaagtttagtaatcaaaaactgaaataaaatgggAAATGCTCCGGACTTTTGGTAGGGAAACATGCTGGCGGGAAATTTTGACCTGATTAGATGCCACTGTGGGCTTGCAGAGGTTTAGAAAGTCCTATTAGCCTCCCACTGCTTTTATTGCCTCTGGGTAGAGCAACGAATTACATTTCATCTGGTCAGACAACAAATGAATTTGATCAAGTAATAATATCCTAATGGTCTGGGTACAAGGGAATGCTAATCAGGGATTTTGTCcagcaaagagagacagagagagagagagagaaagtgagagagagcataaaatTTAAATGGCCGTTAAGCTCTTACTGAGCTGATAGCAACTATAGTGACCCTTAGTGAATgtaaaatgagaacaaaaaatGCCCATTCACTGGTGATACAGTTTGAAAAATAGGTAGTGGGTTCACATCTCCGTGTCattctgtccgtctgtctgtctctcactccatTTTCTTGCCTGTTGATTTGTGAAAGCAAGGGAGAGTGAGCTGCACTTAAGAGATGACACACTGGAGTAGTGTAGCGTCGCAAGGAATTGTGGTTGTGTTCCTTTGTTGCTTGGGTACTTGTCTCTGTATTTATAAGTCTCAAGGTTTTCAACGTTTGATCTACTCAGGTGTCTCAGAGTGTTGAACAGCCCAGAAGACAGCAGCGCTCTGATCTCAACGGGCCACTTGAGAACAACAACGTCCCTGAGGTAACCctggaaagttctggaacacGTCTACTCCTTAACAACTATGCTTACAATGTTTTCCAGCGTGCACATTTTGACAAGTGGGAAAAATGCATCCGTCACTCAAGAtgtatttctgtctctgagTATAAATGAGGACTAGGTTATATTCAGTGTTTGTAATAACTTGGTAACAACATGTggaaatatgtctttttttttgttacaatggaaaaaaaacagagatgtgagTGACACCTAATATAAAACTCACAATGGCTTTCCCTTATACTGCCACAGGCATTTATAGTTTTGTGCTTTTATAGGTTGTCCATGTTGTTTCACTTTAGAAAAAATACTGCACATGGCCCTGTTCTAAAATCTAAATACAGAAGACTTGGTTTTGCCCTTTCTTGAGGCAGTGGTGAAAAAGGCAAAGGTTTTATTTCTGCCAGAGAGGAGCATTCGGCCTTTACCTGACTTTACTAAGACTGCTCCTCTGAGACTCTGCCTTAGCCACCATACATACAACTTCCATAAGAGCTCTTGGGTTTTACTTATAGCTCTGAAGGCAGGGTGGATTCTCCAATCACTGGTTTGTGCTTCTCCACTGGTTTGGAGTTGACTTGGACCATAGTCATTAAAATAGCTCTACATCACCATTACACGCTCAGACACAACATTTACTGAGActattttatttcttgtttcTCATATTTATTCTGAATAACTGAATTATTAATAACAGAATACCTTGAATAATTGACCTGCTCAACTTTTCCGCAAGGATCTCAGTGTTATGGTTCTGAATAAAGAGATGAATGTTCATTTGCAATACATGTCCTTTGCAAAAATGATCTTATTCATCATTGTTTTCTTCATATTGTTTTCTAATTCAGGGAACAGTATTTAGAGAATATAAATAAGAGAATCTTTGAAATGAATGCCAATGCTTTGCTAAGGTCtagaaatattaacattttagtTTAGATGGAATCACTGTGTGCACTacagtttttttattattattattattattattattattattattattattattattattattaatatgcACTCTTTTAAACTGTGCATGACTGACGCAAAATAGGTGTTTACTCAGCACTGACCTTAAACTGAATGATGCTGTTTTAAAGTGAGGGCAATTAGTCTTAGAGCAGCCAGGAGAAGTGGTTCTGAATGAATCTGAGGCTGTAGACTCTGATAGCTGGAATGACATTACATTGGTGGATAGATTGTTTATAACAGCGCACCCGCTGAAATCCTTCTCTCCTCTAGTAGCTTGCACCCAGGTTTCTC from Chanos chanos chromosome 2, fChaCha1.1, whole genome shotgun sequence includes these protein-coding regions:
- the apba2b gene encoding amyloid-beta A4 precursor protein-binding family A member 2, giving the protein MAHRKRPGASAAMVEPHVRPCPASHPSESTDQEREEAQLETEAPQHQYCDPPEPDLPDSRPATPNTPEHAHTDYHSRPDSLDGDSSSDYVNNTSDDEEDYDEGLPEEDEGVTYYIRYCPEDDSYLEGMDCHEQDYNRAHGEPPADTDECQEAVEEWVEGDGEGEVRCEVLEQDTDQQLYDGRPEPVLDHHPPPKQHKPPPRGVEEEEEEEEEEEEEEEGEESEEYCPNEEEEQEEEGNADGYREDYYTSEDNGNSVHVSSYGGQKVGGVEGEGCEEAEEDIDQIVAEIKMSMSIGSLSSGTDQSPEELVPDPAPSAYPPETHTKPEPTQYPPPHRHDSRPKSLNIPPAGHNPELQRGFKARARTPEERQRWTQEQVGQQMSQSVEQPRRQQRSDLNGPLENNNVPEQTKKTASFPSFVDVPGPCEPEDLIDGIIFAANYLGSTQLLSERNPSKNIRMMQAQEAVSRVKRVQKAAKIKKKASPEGDAQTLTEVDLFISTQRIKVLNADTQETMMDNALRTISYIADIGNIVVLMARRRMPRTASQDCIETTPGATEGKKQYKMICHVFESEDAQLIAQSIGQAFSVAYQEFLRANGINPEDLSQKEYSDIINTQEMYNDDLIHFSNSENCKELQLEKQKGEILGIVIVESGWGSILPTVILANMMNGGPAARSGKLSIGDQIMSINNTSLVGLPLATCQGIIKGLKNQVQVKLNIVSCPPVTTVLIKRPDLKYQLGFSVQNGIICSLMRGGIAERGGVRVGHRIIEINGQSVVATAHEKIVQALSNSVGEIHMKTMPAAMFRLLTGQETPMYI